Genomic window (Vicinamibacteria bacterium):
TCTGTTCGCCGGACTCGGTGCTCAACTCCCACTGCCAACGCGTATCGTCATTTGGGTATCCAATTGGTTCGTGCGGCTCCTGCCCATCATGGTCATCGGCGGGGTGCTGGGCGTGTACCTCATAAAGCGCTACCACGACACCTACGACGGCCGCAGGCGGCTCGACGGCTTGCTTCTCCGGATGCCGATCATCGGCATGATCCTCCGGAAGATCGCCGTGGCTCGATTCTGCCGGACCCTGTCCACACTCATCTCGAGTGGCGTCCCGATCCTGGACGGGCTGGAGATCACGGCCCGCACGTCGGGCAACGCGATCGTCGAGGACGCGATCATGGCGACGCGGAAGAGCGTCGAAGGGGGGCAGTCGCTCGCCGCGCCTTTGAAGCACACGGACGTATTCCCGCCGATGGTCGTACAGATGATCTCCGTCGGAGAACAGACCGGTGCCCTCGACACCATGCTCAGTAAGATCGCGGATTTCTACGAGGACGAGGTCGATACCGCGATAGGGAACTTGATGACGCTGCTGGAGCCCCTTTTGATCCTCTTCCTGGGTGTCGTCGTCGGCGGAATCGTCATCTCGATGTATCTGCCGATCTTCAGCCTGATTCAGCAGCTGTCTTAGAATGCTCAATAGCGCGCCGGGCTCCCGCCTCCGCCAAGGCTACGGCGGGCCGCCGAAGCTTCAGCGAAGGCTGGCCGCTCGCGCAGGGTGGGCTGAGTCCTTTCATCACCCTGCTCTAGGCAAACGATAGGCGTCTGGTCGCGCGTTCGGAGGTCCAACCCGTCGCGCGTGGTTCGTTTTCGTGAGGACACATGCTCGCAGCGTCGCCGACACGGCGCTGGTCTGGCTCATGGTGCTCCGCGTCGTCGTGGTCACCGCGCTCCTCGGAGCCGCCGTCGTCGCCGAGGTCATCGCTACCCCCCGTGAGCCTGCGGATCCCTTCTACTTTCTCATCGCGCTCACCTATCTGCTCACTCTCCTCTATGCTTTGGTGTGGCGGCCCACCGCCCGCCACCGCAGGGAATTGGCTTACGTCCAGATCGCCGGCGACATCGTCATCGTCACCGGAATCGTTCACTACACCGGAGGCATCGACAGCAACTTTTCTTTCCTGTACTTCATCAGCATCATTGCGGCGAGCATCATCTTGTTTCGCCGCGGCGGATTGGTGGCCGCATCGCTCGCGTCGATCCTCTACGCCGGTTTGATCCAGGCGCTGTACCACGGCGTGATCGCCCCCTACCCGACTCCAGACCGTCCGGTCCCGGCGATCGTTCCCTCTCAAATCGTCGCCTATACGATCTTTCTCAACATATTCGGTTTCTACACCGTGGCGCTCCTGACCAGTTATCTCTCGGAAAGCCTCAGGCTGACGGGTCGGAAGCTGGAAGAAGCTTCGGACTTCCTCGCCGACCTACAGGTCTTCAACCAGACGATCCTCGACTCGATCACCGCGGGGCTGATGACGACCGACTTCGAAGGACGCATCAATTTCTTCAACGAGGCCGCGGCTACGATCTTCGCTTTGGCGCCGGGCCGCGCCATCGGCGAGAACGTGGTCGCCCTTTTGGGGGAACGGGAGGA
Coding sequences:
- a CDS encoding type II secretion system F family protein, whose product is MPAYVFKGRTRTGATTTGERVADSKDAVVAMLRREQILVTSVKEKGKEIALPKFGGGIKPKDVAIFTRQFSVMIDAGLPLVQCLEILGTQQDNPNFQKVLLQVRQDVEGGSSLADAMKKHPKVFDDLFTNMVAAGEAGGILDTILKRLATYIEKAVKLKSQVKSALVYPAAVISIAILVVSVILWKVIPTFAALFAGLGAQLPLPTRIVIWVSNWFVRLLPIMVIGGVLGVYLIKRYHDTYDGRRRLDGLLLRMPIIGMILRKIAVARFCRTLSTLISSGVPILDGLEITARTSGNAIVEDAIMATRKSVEGGQSLAAPLKHTDVFPPMVVQMISVGEQTGALDTMLSKIADFYEDEVDTAIGNLMTLLEPLLILFLGVVVGGIVISMYLPIFSLIQQLS